Proteins from a genomic interval of Nematostella vectensis chromosome 5, jaNemVect1.1, whole genome shotgun sequence:
- the LOC5510398 gene encoding somatostatin receptor type 5: MAAYNSSSVFEDNRPPMSPIQIMRLVLYAVIFVCGLIGNVLVIVVVKCRGKKRTFHDYFLLNLAIADLLFILCLPADIYIEVAVFPFTEFYCKILYPLTTFAFSLSIFTLSSMAVGRCYVMKNTSKPPLKGRAAMLWILLLWIASFACVLPLTIVARSSSRSCREDWPDPIYRKAFTASLLLLQYIGPLVIIALAYVNIGILLAKNKVPQTNSNSSKSHSLLHRIRHRNLQITRTLAVIVVLFALLMLPHEIAWMLLDFGPDPNSKLADTLIKFSPILTYLHSCSNPLVYGLMTTQFRNDVRKYVYCCRRYQGSYESETEHKASSGKLLKHKKRRKKCDKGRLGEHVIADAISTSHAVGYGGKVNVIVYLAPSDKRVKLNNNGPLKQNGSLQVYNKSHQGICSETSCAEKPKIVIKVSENGDEAGNNKGKTFKDEENSGTSMGSSKLSKEDQTVDTSSIKLEFDESR; encoded by the coding sequence ATGGCAGCCTATAACAGCAGTAGCGTATTTGAAGACAATCGGCCTCCGATGAGCCCAATCCAAATCATGCGGCTTGTCCTGTACGCCGTGATTTTTGTTTGTGGGTTAATAGGAAACGTACTAGTCATAGTAGTGGTGAAGTGTCGAGGCAAAAAGCGAACTTTCCACGACTATTTCCTCCTGAATCTCGCTATCGCGGATCTCCTTTTCATATTGTGTCTCCCGGCGGATATCTATATTGAAGTTGCCGTATTTCCTTTCACGGAATTCTATTGTAAGATATTGTATCCCCTGACAACGTTTGCCTTCTCCCTGAGTATCTTCACCCTGTCTTCCATGGCTGTAGGTCGCTGTTATGTCATGAAAAATACATCCAAGCCCCCTCTGAAAGGTCGTGCCGCCATGCTATGGATACTATTACTCTGGATCGCGTCATTTGCCTGTGTATTACCGCTGACCATCGTAGCGCGGTCGTCGTCAAGGTCTTGCAGGGAAGACTGGCCCGACCCTATATACCGCAAGGCTTTCACTGCGTCATTACTGCTGCTACAGTACATTGGTCCACTTGTTATCATCGCTTTAGCGTATGTGAACATAGGGATACTACTGGCGAAAAACAAAGTGCCGCAAACTAATTCGAACTCAAGTAAGTCTCACTCCCTACTCCATCGAATCCGACACAGGAATCTCCAAATCACTCGCACGCTTGCAGTCATCGTTGTGCTTTTTGCTTTACTGATGTTGCCGCACGAGATCGCGTGGATGTTACTGGACTTTGGACCGGACCCTAACAGCAAACTGGCGGACACTTTAATCAAATTTTCCCCTATTCTCACGTACCTCCACAGCTGTTCAAACCCCTTGGTATATGGCCTGATGACGACACAGTTCCGAAATGACGTCAGGAAGTATGTGTACTGCTGTCGCAGATACCAAGGCTCGTACGAGAGTGAAACCGAGCACAAAGCAAGCAGCGGTAAACTGTTAAAGCACAAGAAGCGGCGAAAGAAATGTGATAAGGGGAGACTGGGTGAACATGTAATCGCAGATGCTATTTCAACCTCGCACGCAGTGGGATATGGCGGGAAAGTCAATGTCATCGTGTATCTCGCTCCGAGCGACAAACGAGTGAAACTAAACAATAACGGACCTTTAAAGCAGAATGGCAGTCTGCAAGTCTACAATAAGAGCCATCAGGGAATTTGCTCGGAGACAAGTTGCGCTGAGAAGCCTAAGATTGTTATCAAAGTCAGTGAAAATGGGGACGAGGCTGGAAACAACAAAGGGAAAACTTTCAAAGATGAAGAGAATTCCGGGACATCTATGGGTAGTAGTAAGCTGTCAAAAGAGGACCAGACGGTTGACACCTCTAGCATCAAGCTAGAATTTGACGAGTCCCGGTAG